One Benincasa hispida cultivar B227 chromosome 5, ASM972705v1, whole genome shotgun sequence genomic window carries:
- the LOC120078332 gene encoding beta-adaptin-like protein C gives MSGHDSKYFSTTKKGEIPELKEELNSQYKDKRKDAVKKVIAAMTVGKDVSSLFTDVVNCMQTENLELKKLVYLYLINYAKSQPDLAILAVNTFVKDSQDPNPLIRALAVRTMGCIRVDKITEYLCDPLQRCLKDDDPYVRKTAAICVAKLFDINAELVEDRGFLDSLKDLISDNNPMVVANAVAALAEIQENSCRPIFEITSHTLSKLLTALNECTEWGQVFILDALSRYKAEDAREAENIVERVTPRLQHANCAVVLSAVKMILLQMELITSTDIVRNLCKKMAPPLVTLLSSEPEIQYVALRNINLIVQKRPTILAHEIKVFFCKYNDPIYVKMEKLEIMIKLASDRNIDQVLLEFKEYATEVDVDFVRKAVRAIGRCAIKLERAAERCISVLLELIKIKVNYVVQEAIIVIKDIFRRYPNTYESIIATLCESLDTLDEPEAKASMIWIIGEYAERIDNADELLESFLESFPEEPAQVQLQLLTATVKLFLKKPTEGPQQMIQAVLNNATVETDNPDLRDRAYIYWRLLSTDPEAAKDVVLAEKPVIGDDSNLLDSALLDELLANIATLSSVYHKPPEAFVTRVKTVSQRTDDEDYPEGSDAGHSETPANGTSGGGASPPTSDATYSVSKKSAPAPASSSPAPASVPDLLGDLIGLDNSAIVPVDQPVAPAGPPLPILLPASAGQGLQISAQLIRHDGQIFYSLTFDNNTQMILDGFMIQFNKNTFGLAAAGPLQVPQLQPGSIANTLLPMVVFQNMSQGPPSSLLQVAVKNNQQPVWYFNDKISMHIFFTEDGRMERASFLETWRSLPDSNEVTRDFPALLINNVEAIPERLAATNMFFIAKRKHANQNVFYFSTKIPRGIPFLIELSTVVGSPGLKCAVKTPNIDMAPLFFEALETLLKE, from the exons GATAAGAGAAAAGATGCTGTTAAAAAGGTCATTGCCGCAATGACCGTTGGGAAGGATGTATCATCACTGTTCACAGATGTGGTGAATTGTATGCAGACCGAAAATTTGGAACTGAAAAAGCTTGTTTATTTGTATCtaattaattatgccaaaagCCAGCCTGATCTAGCAATTCTTGCTGTGAACACATTTGTGAAA GATTCACAAGATCCAAATCCTTTAATCCGTGCTTTGGCTGTAAGGACAATGGGATGCATTCGTGTGGATAAAATTACAGAGTATTTGTGTGATCCTCTTCAGAGGTGCCTCAAG GACGATGACCCTTATGTCCGCAAGACAGCTGCCATATGTGTTGCCAAACTTTTTGATATAAATGCTGAGTTAGTTGAGGACAGAGGTTTTTTGGATTCTCTCAAAGATTTAATATCAGATAATAACCCAATGGTTGTTGCAAATGCTGTGGCAGCTCTTGCTGAAATTCAGGAGAATAGTTGTAGACCCATCTTTGAGATCACAAGTCACACACTGTCAAAGCTTCTTACGGCTTTAAATGAATGTACAGA ATGGGGACAAGTTTTTATACTCGATGCACTATCTAGATACAAAGCAGAGGATGCTCGTGAAGCAGAAAATATAGTGGAGAGAGTTACTCCCCGGCTCCAGCATGCTAATTGTGCAGTTGTTTTATCAGCTGTGAAG ATGATTCTCCTACAAATGGAACTTATCACTAGCACTGATATAGTTCGAAACCTTTGCAAGAAGATGGCTCCTCCTCTTGTTACGTTGCTCTCATCAGAACCTGAGATACAATATGTTGCACTGCGAAATATTAACCTTATAGTACAGAAGCGACCTACAATTCTCGCTCATGAAATTAAG GTTTTCTTCTGTAAGTACAATGATCCAATCTATGTTAAGATGGAGAAGTTAGAAATTATGATAAAGCTTGCATCTGACCGAAACATAGACCAG gtTCTGCTGGAATTCAAAGAGTATGCTACTGAAGTAGATGTAGATTTTGTTAGAAAGGCTGTTCGTGCCATTGGTAGGTGTGCAATCAAGCTAGAGAGAGCAGCTGAACGGTGCATAAGTGTGTTGCTTGAGCTGATCAAAATTAAAGTGAACTACGTGGTCCAAGAGGCTATTATAGTCATAAAGGATATTTTCAGAAGATATCCTAACAC TTATGAATCCATCATTGCTACACTCTGTGAAAGTTTAGACACGTTGGATGAGCCAGAAGCCAAG GCATCAATGATCTGGATTATTGGAGAATATGCAGAGAGAATTGACAATGCAGATGAACTTCTTGAAAGCTTCTTGGAGAGTTTCCCGGAGGAACCTGCACAAGTCCAATTACAATTGCTTACCGCAACTGTCAAACTTTTTCTTAAGAAGCCAACTGAGGGACCACAGCAGATGATTCAG GCTGTTTTAAACAATGCTACTGTGGAGACGGACAATCCTGATTTGCGGGACCGTGCATATATCTATTGGCGTCTCCTATCAACCGATCCAGAG GCAGCGAAGGATGTGGTTCTTGCTGAGAAACCTGTGATCGGTGATGATTCAAATTTGCTTGATTCTGCACTTTTAGATGAGCTTCTTGCCAATATTGCCACTTTATCCTCTGTATATCACAAGCCCCCTGAAGCATTCGTGACCCGTGTGAAGACTGTGTCCCAAAGAACTGACGATGAAGATTATCCAGAAGGAAGTGATGCAGGGCATTCAGAAACTCCTGCCAATGGTACTAGTGGTGGCGGTGCATCACCTCCTACTTCAGATGCAACTTATTCGGTATCAAAAAAATCAGCCCCAGCCCCTGCCTCATCTTCTCCAGCTCCAGCTTCAGTTCCAGATTTACTTGGTGACCTGATTGGACTTGATAACAGTGCCATTGTCCCTGTTGATCAGCCTGTGGCTCCTGCTGG CCCTCCACTGCCTATTCTGCTACCAGCATCAGCTGGTCAAGGTTTACAAATCAGTGCACAGCTCATACGCCATGATGGTCAAATATTCTACAGTTTAACCTTTGATAACAATACGCAAATGATACTTGACGGTTTCATGATTCAGTTTAACAAAAATACCTTTGGTTTGGCAGCTGCAGGACCCTTACAG GTTCCACAGTTGCAACCCGGGTCAATTGCAAATACTCTCCTGCCCATGGTTGTGTTCCAAAATATGTCTCAAGGTCCCCCGAGCTCACTTTTGCAGGTAGCTGTCAAGAACAACCAGCAGCCTGTGTGGtactttaatgataaaatctcgaTGCACATTTTCTTCACTGAGGATGGGAGGATGGAGCGTGCAAGCTTTCTTGAG ACTTGGAGGTCCCTTCCAGACTCGAATGAAGTTACCAGAGATTTCCCCGCCCTTCTTATAAACAATGTTGAGGCCATTCCCGAACGACTAGCTGCAACGAATATGTTCTTCATTGCTAAAAGGAAGCACGCAAACCAGAATGTTTTCTACTTCTCTACGAAAATCCCGAGAGGAATCCCATTCTTGATTGAACTCAGCACAGTTGTTGGAAGCCCTGGATTGAAATGCGCCGTCAAAACTCCAAACATTGACATGGCACCACTATTCTTCGAAGCCTTGGAGACGCTTCTCAAGGAATGA
- the LOC120078602 gene encoding chromatin remodeling protein EBS-like isoform X1 translates to MAKTKPGKKDLDSYTIKGTNKIVRPGDCVLMRPSDSDKPPYVARVEKIEADHRNNVKVRVRWYYRPEESIGGRRQFHGAKELFLSDHFDVQSAHTIEGKCTVHSFKNYTKLENVGAEDYFCRFEYKAATGGFTPDRVAVYCKCEMPYNPDDLMVQCEGCKDWFHPSCMGMTIEEAKKLDHFLCSDCSSENEAKRSSNAFPVSPSAEVKVEPKRRKR, encoded by the exons ATGGCCAAGACTAAACCCGGGAAGAAAGATCTTGATTCATACACCATCAAAGGCACCAACAAAATTGTTCGAC CTGGTGATTGTGTATTAATGCGACCGTCGGACTCCGATAAGCCTCCATACGTTGCTCGCGTTGAAAAAATTGAAGCTGATCATCGGAATAATGTGAAGGTTCGGGTTCGGTGGTATTATCGGCCGGAAGAATCGATTGGGGGACGGAGGCAGTTCCATGGGGCAAAGGAGCTTTTTCTCTCGGACCATTTTGATGTTCAGAGTGCTCACACTATAGAGGGCAAATGCACCGTGCactcttttaaaaattataccAAACTTGAGAATGTTGGTGCAGAGGACTACTTTTGCAGATTCGAGTACAAGGCTGCCACTGGCGGATTCACACCAGACCGTGTAGCTGT GTACTGTAAATGTGAGATGCCATACAACCCCGATGACCTTATGGTTCAGTGTGAGGGATGCAAAGATTG GTTTCATCCATCATGCATGGGAATGACCATTGAAGAAGCAAAGAAGTTGGATCACTTTTTATGTTCAGATTGTTCCTCAGAAAATGAAGCTAAGAGGTCCTCGAATGCATTTCCAGTATCACCTTCTGCTGAGGTTAAG GTGGAGCCAAAGCGCAGGAAGAGATGA
- the LOC120078602 gene encoding chromatin remodeling protein EBS-like isoform X3: MRPSDSDKPPYVARVEKIEADHRNNVKVRVRWYYRPEESIGGRRQFHGAKELFLSDHFDVQSAHTIEGKCTVHSFKNYTKLENVGAEDYFCRFEYKAATGGFTPDRVAVYCKCEMPYNPDDLMVQCEGCKDWFHPSCMGMTIEEAKKLDHFLCSDCSSENEAKRSSNAFPVSPSAEVKVEPKRRKR; the protein is encoded by the exons ATGCGACCGTCGGACTCCGATAAGCCTCCATACGTTGCTCGCGTTGAAAAAATTGAAGCTGATCATCGGAATAATGTGAAGGTTCGGGTTCGGTGGTATTATCGGCCGGAAGAATCGATTGGGGGACGGAGGCAGTTCCATGGGGCAAAGGAGCTTTTTCTCTCGGACCATTTTGATGTTCAGAGTGCTCACACTATAGAGGGCAAATGCACCGTGCactcttttaaaaattataccAAACTTGAGAATGTTGGTGCAGAGGACTACTTTTGCAGATTCGAGTACAAGGCTGCCACTGGCGGATTCACACCAGACCGTGTAGCTGT GTACTGTAAATGTGAGATGCCATACAACCCCGATGACCTTATGGTTCAGTGTGAGGGATGCAAAGATTG GTTTCATCCATCATGCATGGGAATGACCATTGAAGAAGCAAAGAAGTTGGATCACTTTTTATGTTCAGATTGTTCCTCAGAAAATGAAGCTAAGAGGTCCTCGAATGCATTTCCAGTATCACCTTCTGCTGAGGTTAAG GTGGAGCCAAAGCGCAGGAAGAGATGA
- the LOC120078602 gene encoding chromatin remodeling protein EBS-like isoform X2, with protein sequence MAKTKPGKKDLDSYTIKGTNKIVRPGDCVLMRPSDSDKPPYVARVEKIEADHRNNVKVRVRWYYRPEESIGGRRQFHGAKELFLSDHFDVQSAHTIEGKCTVHSFKNYTKLENVGAEDYFCRFEYKAATGGFTPDRVAVYCKCEMPYNPDDLMVQCEGCKDWFHPSCMGMTIEEAKKLDHFLCSDCSSENEAKRSSNAFPVSPSAEVKN encoded by the exons ATGGCCAAGACTAAACCCGGGAAGAAAGATCTTGATTCATACACCATCAAAGGCACCAACAAAATTGTTCGAC CTGGTGATTGTGTATTAATGCGACCGTCGGACTCCGATAAGCCTCCATACGTTGCTCGCGTTGAAAAAATTGAAGCTGATCATCGGAATAATGTGAAGGTTCGGGTTCGGTGGTATTATCGGCCGGAAGAATCGATTGGGGGACGGAGGCAGTTCCATGGGGCAAAGGAGCTTTTTCTCTCGGACCATTTTGATGTTCAGAGTGCTCACACTATAGAGGGCAAATGCACCGTGCactcttttaaaaattataccAAACTTGAGAATGTTGGTGCAGAGGACTACTTTTGCAGATTCGAGTACAAGGCTGCCACTGGCGGATTCACACCAGACCGTGTAGCTGT GTACTGTAAATGTGAGATGCCATACAACCCCGATGACCTTATGGTTCAGTGTGAGGGATGCAAAGATTG GTTTCATCCATCATGCATGGGAATGACCATTGAAGAAGCAAAGAAGTTGGATCACTTTTTATGTTCAGATTGTTCCTCAGAAAATGAAGCTAAGAGGTCCTCGAATGCATTTCCAGTATCACCTTCTGCTGAGGTTAAG AATTGA